Part of the Nothobranchius furzeri strain GRZ-AD chromosome 2, NfurGRZ-RIMD1, whole genome shotgun sequence genome, TCAAACTCAGCGGCTGAGTTTGATGCGTTCTGGAAACATAGCACATAAAAATAAACTTAAAGCATACACTTAGTAGAGCAGCACATTACTACGTTTCTGAGACGTGTCCCGGTTACTTCAAGcagttaggtttagtggaaccagttgacatcgtTTGGTTAAGTTAagtcaacattttatttttttcaagtgTAGTTTGGGCCTAgagtttaaaaacaaataaatgcttTGTAAAGTTGTGAAATTAATGTAGGTTTTTGGTGGAGAATCAGTTAAGAAATTTGAAAAAGTTGAACTAACTTGAATAATGGCTGAATTTGCTGCATTGCAGTGATGACGTGAATACCGAGTGTCTGCTAACAGGGTCAAATCCTTACATAAAATGGTGAGAGGGCTGTATACATTAACGATGAGATTCCATAAATACACTTTTTAGCTACTTCTCTCAACGGGACAGTTTTTAGAGTGTAAAAAGCCCACCTCTGACTTTCTACTGCCGCTTCCTTCTTCTTCCATCTCTGTCTTTtcctccggtgacctttgagcaaTCATCTGCAGCTCCTTTTCCTCTGGACTCCTCTCAGcatctctcttcttcttctcctctgcCTCTTTGACTACTTTTGAATGATGAGGCATTTTCTCCTCTTGCTCCTCCTTCCTTATCACTCTCTTCTTCAGCCTTCGGTCCTCCTGGCCTCCTCTTTTCCTCCCATGCTCCTCCTCTttgctgttgtgtttttgtgaCAGCAGCACAGATCTGTTACTTTCCCCTCCATCTGCCACCTTGTACATCCTTTCTGTTGACTTGTTTCTGGAGGGAGCTCTCGTCTCATCAGACCCGTCTCCTGGAGAAAAATAAAGTGAACATCAGCAAGACTTCACTTCTTGTAATGAACTCTTGGGTGCCAGCTGGCAGCACTTTCCACAGCAGTGCTCGCAGCACTTTATTTGAATTAACAGCATAAGTAAAATAATAATCAGAAGGCTGAGGTTTCTTGTTGTTGAAAGTCGTGCAGGGAAAGCTCTGGAGATGGAAGCTACCTCTTAAAAACAATCTTGATGCAAGAAGGATTTGCAGCAGTCGCATGCGCCTCGACTCATTTGAATTTCAGGATATGAGAATACTTAATCAGTTCTGTCCGGATGCTGTCAGAGTGCCAGCCATATTGGCTTCGGCCTCCCTGTGAAGTGAATGAAATTCATCATGTAGATGGAAGTACTTCCATCAGTCACCTGGATCCCCGATGGCAGGCGCAGCTTTTATGCACTCCTCCTGTCTAGGATTAGGTTATAGGTTGGGATAGGATCTTTTATTTCTACAGAAAAGATAAATCCAACATGAGCAAGTGCTTAAAATGTCAAACTCTGAAACTGAGAGTGCATGTTTTCTGTCATCCTCCTTTTTGTCATTTGAATATCTAACAGATACAAATCAAAGAGAATAATTAGCTTGCCTCTCTGATCCGTCGCCTCTTTTTCCTCCTCTGATTTCTCCTCGGAGTTTGCCTGCATGCTATCGAAtccttcttcctcctccttttcAGCCTCATCGTTTCCCCTCTCCACTTCCACCTCTTCGGTTTCACTGTCCTCCTTTGAAGTGTCATCTTCCCTGCTCTCGTCCTTCCCCGCTCTTCCATCTCTTGCCCTCTTCCTCTGGGACGGGACGGATCTTTCGCCAGGGTCTCCCAAGGCGTCCAACATGGATCGATCTGAAAACAGAGACGCTGGAATTTTACTCACATCAAATTGATTTTTCCAATCACGTTCCATATAAAAAAGATAATTATTCCATCGCATTATAGCAGTCAGATTGATGAGTGTTTTAGCATATAAGTCATGCCATAACCCATGCTTCTTGGGCTGTCACTTAAATTTTGATGCATTGCCTGCTTCCCATTTTGTGCTTTTACAGAAAGTCTTGCTGTGACTAACAAAAACCAGGTGCACCGAAGTGTGGGAGGACCTCATGCAAGTCCTCATTCTGTCCACAAAACACATCAGCAGCCTTTAAATTTAGCTCAGCACTTTTGCACCTCATCAGCGCTGCCTCGCTCCAAAACTGGAAAGCAGTGCACGTGTAGATCTCATTTGCAAAGTTGCATGAATCACAGATAATCACCGGCATTGTCATCCGTGGTGTGAAGTGCTTTTGTTGTGGGGGTCGGATCGTCAGCAAGTCTCTGCAGCAGAGCCCTCTCCTGACCACCTTCAACAGAAAATAACATAATGTTTCGACGTGCGTGCTCGAGCATGCACCTTCAGCACACACGGAACGATTAGCTCTGAGTAACCGGTGACTCACCTCCGACAGCGATCTCCTGCAGCTCCTTCAGAAAGTTATGATGACGGAGGATGGTGAGGAGTCTGCCATCTGCACAAACACAAAACCACAATTAGATGTGTGTGCTGGAAAGTTGTGCAGGAAAGACATGAAACTGTGAGAATTCCTCGCAGAGTCAGTAAATATTtgttcatttcttttattttagcGCACTTGACAGGTTTACAGGAGAAACCCGGCCAGTTCTGTTGCAAAGATACCAAAACAGGGTAATAAATTACATGAAAAActccttcagtaaaaaaaatttctAGAAAGATTTACACTCAGGCAGTGAGAGATTAAAACTTATTCAAGGCTACAACATTTTACGGATGCAGATCATGTACAGCTGCTGAAAACCCAAAAGCCTTATTTCCCAGATCTGTTTTATCTCTCAGACTCACCCCTCAAAATGtcgttcagtgtttttattttttattttttttagcataTTAAGAAATGAACACATCATCCATAATGAATTGGGTTGACCACACTCTCTAGAATCAAAATGTTGATTTTACTGAATCGGGTTACGTCaggtggttccactaaacctagcagACTACTTTTAAtataacaacacacaacaatgtgCTCTGtagatttaaagtgacactttatAGTTTtgaacactttaagctattgctttcaaactggtttcagtggttcttgaaccAGAAACCTCTCAATGGACAGcgctctgctgccctctgctgaccagaaactgcatttaaatgataaatgataaatgacccgcacttgtatagcgcctctcagaggaaggactccaaagcgctttacactacagtgtatcattcatccattcacgcacacattcacacactgatggggatgagctacgatgtaagccacagctgccctggggcgcactgacagaggcgaggctgccaagcactggcgccaccggtccctccgaccaccaccagcaggcaagatgggttaagtgtcttgcccaaggacacaacagcagaattctctgtccagagccgggatcgaacctgcaaccttccgattactggacaacccgctcaacctgttgagctgttTAACAGCTTTGTGGTGTGGCTCGGCACCAGTAGAAAGGTCTGAACCAGGCTATCACTGCAGCCTTTGCAGGAGCCAAAAGCTGTGCTTATGTACGTGATGTTTGATGtcctgttttcagtccagtttgcaTAATTTCCAGTGAGACTAACATTTATCTGAATGTTTATCGGGAAGTCAAGAGCAGCAGATGGTTCCTGTCTTGTTGCATGGGTTGCTGGGAAAGACTCCCCAAACAGTTTCCAATTCATGTGTATGTGAGACCCATTTCATAAGCTATGCAGGAGTGACGTCAGTAAAAAGTGTAACTGGGGTCGCATTTTCGGTGTAAGCAGAATTTTTCTGAGATCCAGCCGGAGGCCCGTTGCGTTCTGGCTGAACGCTGTAGTaactggtgatgtattgctgaactgTGCAAATAAAAAGCCCCACGCTGTAAGGACAACGTTGTCTCATTCTCTTGTGTTGCGATAAGGAAAAGAACCACACCTTTCTCAGAGCTTTGCcactgttggtggcgtc contains:
- the chga gene encoding chromogranin-A — protein: MMIGRGLFLLTVLSNCVLSLPLTSSQLENDDVQVMKCIVEALADVLSRPRLIPISQECLVTLKTDGRLLTILRHHNFLKELQEIAVGGGQERALLQRLADDPTPTTKALHTTDDNADRSMLDALGDPGERSVPSQRKRARDGRAGKDESREDDTSKEDSETEEVEVERGNDEAEKEEEEGFDSMQANSEEKSEEEKEATDQRGDGSDETRAPSRNKSTERMYKVADGGESNRSVLLSQKHNSKEEEHGRKRGGQEDRRLKKRVIRKEEQEEKMPHHSKVVKEAEEKKKRDAERSPEEKELQMIAQRSPEEKTEMEEEGSGSRKSEEPEIESLAAIESELENVAKKLHGLRRG